One uncultured Flavobacterium sp. genomic window carries:
- a CDS encoding LacI family DNA-binding transcriptional regulator: MKRKITLKQIAKELDVSISTVSKSLRNSLEIGEETRLKVQAFAKFYNYKPNNIALSLKNRKTKSIGIIIPEIVHYFFSTVINGIEQVANENGYSVVICLSDDSFDKEVLNMEMLANGSIDGFIMSLSKETQFKGDFHHITEVINQGMPVVMFDRVTNDILCDKVIIDDKAAAYEAVQSLIDSGRKKIALVTTVDYVSVGKLRTDGYEKALLDNGLPFNEDLIIKIEDVDTCEITISQLLHDRAFDAVFAVNELFAVTIIKTASKMGLKVPEDLAVIAFTDGIISKYSTPSITTVSQSGEKMGNKAAKMLIERLEAEHDDDDEENENYTTEVIETHLIQRESTD, from the coding sequence ATGAAACGTAAAATAACTCTAAAACAGATTGCAAAAGAACTTGATGTATCTATTTCAACTGTCTCAAAATCACTGCGAAATAGTTTGGAGATAGGCGAAGAGACACGTTTAAAAGTGCAGGCTTTTGCAAAGTTTTACAACTATAAGCCCAACAACATCGCTCTTAGTCTAAAAAATCGAAAAACCAAAAGTATTGGTATTATCATTCCGGAAATTGTACATTATTTTTTCTCTACTGTAATCAACGGAATCGAACAGGTTGCTAACGAAAATGGCTATAGTGTTGTCATTTGTTTGTCTGATGATTCTTTTGATAAAGAAGTCCTGAATATGGAAATGTTAGCCAACGGAAGTATCGATGGTTTTATCATGTCACTCTCTAAAGAAACCCAGTTTAAAGGTGACTTTCATCATATTACAGAAGTTATCAATCAGGGAATGCCGGTTGTAATGTTTGACCGCGTAACCAACGATATTTTATGCGATAAGGTTATTATTGATGATAAAGCTGCCGCTTATGAAGCTGTTCAAAGTTTGATTGATAGTGGCAGAAAAAAGATTGCTTTAGTAACAACAGTCGATTATGTAAGTGTTGGAAAACTAAGAACCGATGGTTACGAAAAAGCGCTTCTGGACAACGGATTACCATTCAATGAAGATTTAATCATAAAAATTGAAGACGTTGATACCTGCGAAATAACAATTAGTCAGCTTTTGCATGACAGAGCTTTCGACGCTGTTTTTGCTGTAAATGAACTTTTTGCCGTAACAATTATCAAAACTGCATCAAAAATGGGGCTAAAAGTTCCCGAAGATCTTGCCGTAATTGCTTTTACTGACGGAATTATCTCAAAATATTCAACTCCAAGTATTACCACTGTAAGCCAAAGTGGCGAAAAAATGGGAAATAAAGCTGCTAAAATGCTGATCGAAAGACTCGAAGCCGAGCACGACGATGATGACGAAGAAAACGAAAATTACACCACAGAAGTTATCGAAACACACTTAATACAACGAGAATCTACTGACTAA
- a CDS encoding glycoside hydrolase family 13 protein: MNTKKASFKINHFFYKIILFVLLFSASAKAQIQKVEPPFWYAGMKNPELQIMFYGKNIAQYEASVSNNVVIKNVEKTENPNYLFVTIDTQDLKASELVFSFKTKNKVVFTQKYSLKERRANSADRKSYDASDMIYLIMPDRFANGNPKNDSNAILTEKGNRQDPSGRHGGDIEGIIKNLDYISSLGATTIWSTPLCEDNDKQHSYHTYGQSDVYKIDPRYGTNDDYARLSTEMHKKNMKLVMDYVTNHWGITHWMMKDIPTKTWFNQFENFTQTHHRREVITDIHASKLDQEICIDGWFVPSMPDLNLRNPLVSKYLTQNAIWWIEFANLDGFRVDTYNYSDPTAMANWAKSITNEYPNFNIVGEIWMHNQANLAYWQKDSKIGAIENYNSNLPSVMDFTLQDQIGSVFNEDTPNWDSGLIKFYNNFAMDYLYPNTNNILVFAENHDTNRINDVYKYDFTKYKLVMTLMATVRGIPQLYYGSEIGMGGDKGKGDADIRQDFPGGWNGDKNNALTKEGRTAEQAKYFDFTSKLFNWRKSNEAVHFGKMTHYIPENNTYVYFRYTDAKTVMVVFNNNAKEQVIKTNRFKENIKSFKSGKDVLTGKTFDLSTEITLEPKSALVLELE; this comes from the coding sequence ATGAATACCAAAAAAGCATCTTTCAAAATAAACCATTTCTTTTATAAAATAATTCTGTTTGTTCTATTGTTTTCCGCTTCCGCGAAAGCGCAAATCCAAAAAGTAGAACCGCCATTTTGGTACGCAGGAATGAAAAATCCGGAATTGCAGATTATGTTCTACGGAAAAAACATTGCACAATACGAAGCTTCGGTTTCAAACAATGTGGTGATTAAAAATGTAGAAAAAACAGAAAACCCTAACTACCTTTTTGTAACAATCGATACGCAAGACCTAAAAGCTTCAGAATTGGTTTTCTCTTTCAAAACTAAAAACAAAGTTGTTTTTACGCAGAAATATTCGCTTAAAGAAAGAAGAGCAAATTCGGCAGACAGAAAAAGTTACGATGCATCAGACATGATTTACTTAATCATGCCAGATCGTTTTGCTAACGGAAATCCTAAAAATGACAGTAATGCCATTTTAACTGAAAAAGGAAACCGTCAAGATCCAAGCGGACGTCATGGCGGAGATATTGAAGGAATCATCAAAAACTTGGATTATATTTCGTCTCTTGGCGCAACTACAATCTGGAGCACGCCTTTATGCGAAGACAACGACAAACAGCATTCATATCATACTTACGGACAATCTGATGTTTACAAAATTGATCCGCGTTACGGAACCAATGACGATTATGCTCGTCTTTCTACAGAAATGCACAAAAAGAACATGAAACTAGTTATGGATTATGTAACGAATCACTGGGGAATTACGCACTGGATGATGAAAGATATTCCGACCAAAACCTGGTTCAATCAATTCGAAAACTTCACACAAACGCATCACCGTCGTGAAGTAATTACAGATATTCACGCATCAAAATTAGATCAGGAAATTTGTATTGATGGCTGGTTCGTACCTTCAATGCCCGATTTGAATTTAAGAAATCCTCTAGTTTCAAAATACTTAACTCAAAACGCAATTTGGTGGATTGAATTTGCCAATCTTGACGGTTTTAGAGTTGATACATATAATTATTCTGACCCAACTGCAATGGCAAATTGGGCAAAATCAATTACAAATGAATATCCGAATTTTAATATCGTTGGAGAAATCTGGATGCACAATCAGGCGAATTTAGCCTATTGGCAAAAAGACAGTAAAATTGGTGCAATCGAAAATTACAATTCGAATTTACCAAGTGTAATGGATTTTACGCTGCAAGATCAAATTGGCTCTGTTTTCAACGAAGACACACCAAATTGGGACAGTGGATTGATTAAATTCTACAACAATTTTGCGATGGATTATTTATATCCAAACACAAACAACATTCTTGTTTTTGCCGAAAATCACGATACAAATCGTATCAACGATGTTTACAAATATGATTTCACGAAATATAAATTGGTTATGACTTTAATGGCAACCGTTCGTGGAATTCCGCAATTGTATTACGGTTCAGAAATTGGAATGGGCGGTGACAAAGGTAAAGGCGATGCCGATATTCGTCAGGACTTTCCCGGCGGATGGAATGGCGACAAAAACAATGCTTTAACCAAAGAAGGAAGAACAGCTGAACAGGCAAAATACTTTGATTTTACTTCAAAATTATTCAACTGGAGAAAATCAAACGAAGCAGTTCATTTTGGAAAAATGACACATTATATTCCAGAAAACAATACTTATGTTTATTTCAGATATACAGATGCTAAAACCGTAATGGTAGTTTTCAATAACAATGCAAAAGAGCAAGTTATAAAAACAAACCGTTTTAAAGAAAACATCAAAAGCTTTAAATCAGGAAAAGATGTTTTGACTGGAAAAACATTTGATTTATCTACTGAAATTACTTTAGAACCTAAATCAGCTTTGGTTTTAGAATTGGAATAA
- a CDS encoding MFS transporter produces MEKRKLSFWEIWNMSFGFLGIQFGFALQNANTSRIFETLGAKIDEIPILWIAAPVSGLIIQPVIGYFSDRTWTRLGRRRPYFLIGAILSSIALFVMPNSPTLWIAAGTLWIMDASINVSMEPFRAFVGDNLPDHQRALGFVMQSFFIGTGAVVGSVLPYLFTNVFDVSNVAPKGIIPDAVKWSFYIGGIVFLLSVLWTVFKTTEYTPEELHAFEANSKKDLEKDALNPETESGVTIKKQLLLGLLFASIGGLISFLIFENNLAKELYILFIGLIFMGVLFVIASQLRTKKVQNGFTIIMTDLLNMPRTMQKLAWVQFFSWFALFSMWIYTTQAVTQHIFGTTDTTSKVYNDAADWVSVLFTVYNGVAAAVAFLLPVIAKKVGVRATHLLALCAGGVGLISIYFIGDKQMLILPMLGVGIAWASILSMPYAMLSGALPAAKMGYYMGVFNFFVVIPQIVAATILGFVIKQFFHNEPIYALIIGGISMIFAGLLTLRVNSKTKIEIHE; encoded by the coding sequence ATGGAAAAGCGTAAATTAAGTTTCTGGGAAATTTGGAACATGAGTTTCGGTTTCTTAGGAATACAGTTTGGTTTTGCACTGCAAAACGCAAATACTTCAAGAATTTTTGAAACCCTTGGTGCTAAAATAGATGAAATTCCAATTTTATGGATTGCAGCTCCGGTTTCAGGATTAATAATCCAACCCGTAATTGGTTATTTTAGTGATAGAACCTGGACTCGTTTAGGTAGACGTCGCCCCTATTTTTTAATTGGAGCAATTTTGTCTTCGATCGCATTATTCGTTATGCCAAACTCTCCTACTTTATGGATTGCAGCAGGAACTTTATGGATCATGGATGCTTCGATAAATGTTTCAATGGAACCTTTTCGTGCTTTTGTTGGCGATAATTTACCAGACCATCAGCGCGCGCTAGGTTTTGTTATGCAAAGCTTTTTCATTGGTACCGGCGCCGTTGTAGGCTCTGTTTTACCCTATCTTTTTACAAATGTTTTTGATGTCAGCAATGTTGCTCCTAAAGGAATTATTCCGGATGCCGTAAAATGGTCTTTTTATATTGGCGGAATCGTTTTTCTACTTTCTGTTTTATGGACTGTTTTTAAAACAACCGAATATACTCCCGAAGAACTTCATGCGTTTGAAGCTAACAGCAAGAAAGATTTAGAAAAAGATGCTCTAAATCCAGAAACAGAATCAGGTGTTACTATTAAAAAACAATTGCTTTTAGGATTACTATTTGCCTCGATCGGAGGATTAATTTCATTTCTAATTTTTGAAAATAACCTGGCAAAAGAGTTATATATTTTATTCATCGGACTGATTTTCATGGGTGTTTTATTTGTAATTGCATCACAATTACGAACTAAAAAAGTTCAGAATGGTTTTACCATAATCATGACTGATTTATTGAATATGCCAAGAACAATGCAAAAATTAGCCTGGGTTCAATTTTTCTCCTGGTTTGCGCTTTTCTCCATGTGGATTTATACAACACAAGCCGTTACACAACACATTTTTGGTACAACAGACACGACTTCAAAAGTATACAATGATGCTGCCGACTGGGTTTCTGTTTTATTTACTGTTTATAACGGAGTTGCTGCAGCCGTAGCTTTCTTATTACCAGTTATTGCAAAAAAAGTAGGCGTTAGAGCAACACATTTATTAGCCTTATGTGCTGGAGGTGTTGGTTTAATTTCGATTTATTTTATTGGTGATAAGCAAATGCTAATCCTGCCAATGTTAGGAGTTGGTATTGCGTGGGCAAGTATTTTATCCATGCCTTACGCTATGCTTTCCGGAGCTTTGCCAGCTGCAAAAATGGGTTACTACATGGGAGTTTTTAACTTTTTTGTAGTAATACCTCAAATTGTAGCTGCTACAATATTAGGATTTGTAATTAAACAATTCTTTCATAACGAACCTATTTACGCCTTAATAATTGGAGGTATATCTATGATTTTTGCCGGATTACTTACACTTCGAGTAAATAGCAAAACTAAAATTGAAATTCATGAATAA
- a CDS encoding glycoside hydrolase family 65 protein, whose translation MNQDYIKPDNWSIIEEGFDAERVKSSESLFSIGNGAMGQRANFEETYSAETFQGSYIAGIYYPDKTKVGWWKNGYPKYFAKVLNAPNWIGIDIEINEENLDLNACTEVRNFRRELNMKEGWYNRSFEALLKNGTEIAVNVRRFLSLNLDEAGIIKYDITPLNKDAKIVYKPYVDAGVTNEDANWEEKFWEPLEVKKGTNEAFVTAQTFKTHFKVTTFMHNTILANGEDIHVSPSTIDSTADKVQYTYGTIIAKGQTSSIQKIGGYTVSLNHENTLAAAEKVIKSAVNSGYDALLQNQIEAWAKIWEMSDITIDGDVKAQQGIRFNIFQLNQTYSGKDSRLNIGPKGFTGEKYGGSTYWDTEAYCIPFYMATKDQQVARNLLTYRYNQLDKAIENAKDNLGFKNGAALYPMVTMNGEECHNEWEITHEEIHRNGAIAFAIYNYYRYTGDYSYIPEKGLEVLIGIARFWHQRASFSKEKNQYVILGVTGPNEYENNINNNFYTNYIAKWCIDFAADQINKVALEYPADHKRVLEKVKLPSEEIHEWKKVANDMYFPTSQELGVYLQQDGFLDKDLVPVKDLDRSQRPINQKWSWDRVLRSPYIKQADVLQCFYFFEDHFSREELQRNFEFYESFTVHESSLSPCVHSIQAAVLDKMDMAYTFYLRTSRLDLDDYNKEVEEGCHITSMAGTWMSIVEGFGGMRVKNDQLHFSPKIPKEWKGYTFKINFRNQILKVAVNHNETTFTVDGDQDLTIVVNGNPIIASKFVQIN comes from the coding sequence ATGAATCAAGATTATATAAAACCAGATAATTGGTCCATAATAGAAGAAGGATTTGATGCCGAGAGAGTAAAATCTTCTGAAAGTCTTTTTAGTATCGGAAACGGTGCTATGGGACAACGCGCCAATTTTGAAGAAACATATTCAGCAGAAACTTTTCAGGGAAGCTACATTGCTGGAATTTATTATCCGGACAAAACAAAAGTGGGCTGGTGGAAAAATGGTTATCCGAAATATTTTGCCAAAGTATTAAACGCTCCAAACTGGATAGGAATTGACATTGAAATCAACGAAGAAAATCTTGATTTAAACGCTTGTACCGAAGTTAGAAATTTCCGCAGAGAATTGAATATGAAAGAAGGATGGTACAATCGTTCATTTGAAGCTCTTCTAAAAAACGGAACCGAAATCGCAGTTAACGTTCGTCGTTTTCTTTCCTTAAATTTAGACGAAGCAGGAATCATTAAATATGATATTACGCCTTTAAACAAAGATGCAAAAATCGTTTACAAACCTTACGTTGATGCAGGTGTAACCAATGAAGATGCCAACTGGGAAGAAAAATTCTGGGAACCGCTTGAAGTAAAAAAAGGAACAAACGAGGCTTTTGTAACCGCGCAAACGTTTAAAACGCATTTTAAAGTTACGACTTTCATGCACAATACGATTTTGGCAAATGGAGAAGACATTCATGTTTCGCCATCGACAATCGATTCTACTGCAGATAAAGTTCAGTACACTTACGGAACTATTATTGCAAAAGGACAAACCTCATCTATTCAAAAAATTGGTGGATATACCGTTTCTTTAAACCACGAAAACACTTTGGCCGCAGCCGAAAAAGTAATAAAATCTGCAGTAAATTCAGGATACGATGCTTTACTTCAAAATCAAATTGAAGCTTGGGCAAAAATCTGGGAAATGTCAGATATTACGATTGATGGCGATGTAAAAGCGCAGCAGGGAATTCGTTTCAACATCTTCCAATTAAACCAAACTTATTCAGGAAAAGACAGCCGATTGAACATCGGACCAAAAGGTTTTACTGGAGAAAAATATGGCGGATCTACATATTGGGATACTGAGGCTTATTGCATTCCGTTTTACATGGCTACAAAAGATCAACAAGTTGCAAGAAATTTATTGACATATCGTTACAATCAATTAGATAAAGCAATTGAAAATGCTAAAGATAATTTAGGTTTCAAAAACGGCGCAGCATTATATCCAATGGTTACCATGAACGGTGAAGAATGTCACAACGAATGGGAAATCACACACGAAGAAATCCACAGAAATGGTGCGATTGCTTTTGCGATTTACAACTATTACCGTTACACTGGTGATTACTCTTATATTCCTGAAAAAGGTTTAGAAGTTTTAATTGGGATCGCGCGTTTCTGGCACCAAAGAGCTTCTTTCTCAAAAGAGAAAAATCAATATGTAATCTTAGGAGTTACAGGACCAAACGAATACGAAAACAACATCAACAATAATTTCTACACCAATTATATTGCAAAATGGTGTATTGATTTTGCGGCAGATCAAATAAATAAAGTCGCTTTGGAATATCCGGCAGATCACAAACGTGTTTTAGAAAAAGTAAAGCTGCCTTCTGAAGAAATTCACGAATGGAAAAAAGTGGCTAATGATATGTATTTCCCAACTTCTCAAGAGTTAGGAGTTTATCTGCAGCAGGACGGTTTCTTAGACAAAGATTTAGTTCCCGTAAAAGATTTAGATCGTTCGCAGCGTCCGATAAACCAAAAATGGTCATGGGATCGCGTTTTACGTTCACCTTATATTAAACAAGCCGATGTTTTACAATGTTTCTATTTCTTCGAAGATCATTTTTCGAGAGAAGAGTTACAGCGTAATTTCGAATTTTATGAATCATTTACCGTTCATGAAAGTTCACTTTCGCCTTGTGTACACTCGATTCAAGCCGCTGTTTTAGACAAAATGGATATGGCATATACTTTCTATCTAAGAACTTCTCGTCTGGATTTAGACGATTATAATAAAGAAGTGGAAGAAGGCTGTCACATTACGTCAATGGCCGGAACATGGATGAGTATTGTAGAAGGTTTTGGCGGAATGAGAGTAAAAAATGATCAATTGCATTTCTCTCCAAAAATTCCAAAAGAATGGAAAGGTTATACATTTAAAATTAATTTCAGAAACCAAATTTTAAAAGTAGCTGTAAATCATAACGAAACAACATTTACTGTAGACGGCGATCAAGATTTAACAATTGTAGTTAACGGAAACCCTATAATTGCAAGTAAATTTGTACAAATAAATTAA
- a CDS encoding glycoside hydrolase family 97 protein — MKNLFFASLILFAFSTVAKAQQLKSPEGKFVMEFSLQNDGTPTYNLKYKNKEVVKTSKLGLELKDDKKSLLNDFTVVDTKTSTFDETWKPVWGEVDNIRNHYNELAVTLNQKGTDRQIIIRFRLFDDGLGFRYEFPAQKNLTYFVIKEERSQFAMTGDHTAFWIPGDYDTQEYDYTKSKLSEIRGLSEKAYTANVSQRSFSPTGVQTSLMLKTNDGIYINLHEAALINYSCMHLNLDDKNMTFTSWLTPDAKGDKGYMQAPSHSPWRTIMVSDDAREILASKMTLNLNDPSKIDDTSWIKPVKYVGVWWEMITGKSSWSYTNDFPTVQLGVSDFSKAKPNGTHGANNANVKKYIDFAAANGFDAVLVEGWNEGWEDWFGHSKDYVFDFLTPYPDFDVKGLHEYAKSKGIKIIMHHETSGSVRNYERHMDKAYQFMKDNGYDAVKSGYVGDILPRGENHYDQWIVNHYQYAIEKAADYKIMVNAHEAVRPTGICRTYPNLIGNEAARGTEYQAFGGSKPNHVTVLPFTRLIGGPMDYTPGIFEMDISKMNPDNKSHVNSTICNQLALYVTMYSPLQMAADTPENYNRFPDAFQFIKDVAVDWSESKYIEAEPGDFITVARKAKGTNNWFIGNVNGETPRTSNIDFSFLEKGKKYTATIYADAKDAHYKTNPQAYTIKKIAVTNKSKLSQLSAPGGGYAISIIETK; from the coding sequence ATGAAAAACTTATTTTTCGCAAGTTTAATTTTGTTTGCGTTTAGCACCGTTGCAAAAGCTCAGCAGTTAAAATCACCCGAAGGCAAGTTCGTAATGGAATTTTCTCTTCAAAACGACGGAACTCCAACGTACAATTTAAAATACAAAAACAAAGAAGTTGTAAAAACCAGTAAACTAGGTCTTGAACTTAAAGATGATAAAAAGTCTTTATTAAACGACTTTACTGTAGTTGATACCAAAACTTCAACTTTTGATGAAACTTGGAAACCGGTTTGGGGAGAAGTTGACAACATTAGAAATCATTATAATGAACTGGCTGTAACTTTAAATCAAAAAGGGACAGACAGACAAATCATTATCCGTTTCCGTTTATTTGATGACGGTTTAGGATTCAGATATGAATTCCCGGCACAAAAAAACTTAACATATTTTGTAATTAAAGAAGAAAGATCTCAATTTGCAATGACTGGAGATCATACTGCTTTCTGGATTCCCGGAGATTATGATACGCAGGAATACGATTATACAAAATCAAAATTATCTGAAATTAGAGGTTTATCTGAAAAAGCATATACAGCAAATGTTTCGCAAAGATCTTTTTCGCCAACAGGAGTTCAGACTTCTTTAATGTTAAAGACAAACGACGGAATCTATATCAACTTACACGAAGCGGCTTTAATCAACTATTCTTGTATGCACTTGAATTTAGATGATAAAAACATGACTTTCACGTCTTGGTTAACTCCGGATGCAAAAGGAGATAAAGGTTATATGCAAGCGCCAAGCCACTCTCCATGGAGAACGATTATGGTAAGTGACGACGCTAGAGAAATCTTAGCTTCAAAAATGACATTAAACTTAAATGATCCATCAAAAATCGATGATACGTCTTGGATTAAACCAGTAAAATATGTTGGTGTTTGGTGGGAAATGATTACAGGAAAAAGCTCTTGGTCTTACACAAATGATTTCCCAACAGTTCAGTTAGGAGTTTCTGATTTTTCAAAAGCAAAACCAAACGGAACGCACGGAGCAAACAATGCTAACGTAAAAAAATACATTGATTTTGCTGCTGCAAATGGTTTCGACGCTGTTTTGGTTGAAGGATGGAACGAAGGCTGGGAAGACTGGTTTGGACATTCAAAAGATTACGTTTTTGATTTCTTAACGCCTTATCCGGATTTTGATGTAAAAGGTTTGCATGAATATGCAAAATCTAAAGGAATCAAAATTATCATGCACCACGAGACTTCAGGTTCTGTTCGTAACTACGAACGTCACATGGACAAAGCATACCAATTCATGAAAGACAACGGATATGATGCTGTAAAAAGCGGTTATGTTGGAGATATTTTGCCTCGCGGTGAAAATCATTACGATCAATGGATTGTAAACCATTATCAATATGCTATCGAAAAAGCAGCAGATTATAAAATTATGGTAAATGCCCACGAAGCAGTTCGCCCAACAGGAATCTGCAGAACATACCCGAACTTAATTGGAAACGAAGCAGCAAGAGGAACAGAATACCAGGCTTTTGGAGGTTCTAAACCAAATCACGTTACTGTTTTACCATTTACACGTTTAATTGGTGGACCAATGGATTATACACCTGGAATCTTCGAAATGGATATCAGTAAAATGAATCCTGATAACAAATCGCATGTAAACAGTACAATTTGTAATCAATTGGCTTTATACGTAACTATGTACAGTCCGTTGCAAATGGCTGCTGATACTCCGGAGAATTATAACCGTTTTCCAGATGCATTCCAATTCATTAAAGATGTAGCCGTAGATTGGTCAGAGAGTAAATATATTGAAGCTGAGCCAGGTGATTTTATTACAGTTGCCCGTAAAGCAAAAGGAACAAACAACTGGTTTATTGGAAACGTAAACGGAGAAACTCCACGTACATCAAACATCGATTTCAGTTTCCTTGAAAAAGGCAAAAAATACACAGCAACAATTTATGCTGATGCAAAAGATGCACATTACAAAACAAATCCGCAAGCTTATACCATCAAGAAAATTGCTGTAACAAATAAATCAAAATTATCGCAGCTTTCTGCTCCAGGCGGAGGTTATGCAATAAGCATTATCGAAACTAAATAA
- the pgmB gene encoding beta-phosphoglucomutase, with protein sequence MNNTKAFIFDLDGVIVDTAKYHFLAWQKIAKALNINFTHENNELLKGVSRVRSLDIILELGNVQASQEDKDKWLIQKNEDYLSYLVDMDESEILPGVFKTLQLLKDKNQGIALGSASKNARPILEKTGILSYFDVIVDGNDVTNAKPDPEVFLKAAQLLQIDPKNSIVFEDSVAGIQAANIAEMVSVGIGEETILHEADYIFKDFTQIETSFIEKLIN encoded by the coding sequence ATGAATAATACAAAAGCATTCATCTTCGATCTTGATGGAGTAATCGTTGATACCGCTAAATATCACTTTTTGGCTTGGCAAAAAATTGCAAAAGCATTAAATATAAATTTTACACACGAAAACAACGAATTACTAAAAGGTGTAAGCCGCGTGCGTTCGTTGGATATAATTCTTGAATTAGGAAATGTTCAGGCTTCACAGGAAGACAAAGACAAATGGTTAATTCAAAAAAATGAAGATTACCTATCTTATTTAGTTGACATGGATGAAAGTGAGATTCTTCCAGGAGTTTTCAAAACTCTGCAATTATTAAAAGATAAAAACCAAGGAATTGCATTAGGCTCTGCCAGTAAAAATGCAAGACCTATTTTAGAAAAAACAGGGATTCTGTCTTACTTCGATGTTATTGTTGACGGAAATGACGTGACCAATGCAAAACCAGATCCGGAAGTTTTCTTAAAAGCGGCTCAATTACTACAAATTGATCCAAAAAATTCAATAGTATTTGAAGATTCTGTTGCCGGAATTCAGGCAGCAAACATCGCAGAAATGGTAAGCGTAGGAATTGGTGAGGAAACAATTTTACATGAAGCTGACTATATTTTTAAAGATTTTACCCAAATCGAAACAAGCTTTATAGAAAAATTAATCAATTAG